Proteins found in one Apostichopus japonicus isolate 1M-3 chromosome 16, ASM3797524v1, whole genome shotgun sequence genomic segment:
- the LOC139982800 gene encoding oxidoreductase HTATIP2-like has protein sequence MASEEIPKEDLANQTEAPTPPDTSSGTTTEQSPKMSAFIVGYTGEVGKELVRQLAKTNTFGKVLLIGRRKVEYKDEDIANNPAIKQVLVNFDELEKSKDSFEGVDVGFCCLGTTKGRAGKEGQWKVDHDYAVKSAELAKEGGCKQFHLVSSMGANSKSMVFYNKLKGQTEDDVKAVGIARTSIYRPGGLMCDREDFRLVEWIGRKTLTPMDYFFPGVITNATSIVAKAMINNVTKTTDSPSETFEPKGIHKLGTEQ, from the exons ATGGCATCTGAAGAAATCCCCAAAGAGGATTTAGCCAATCAGACAGAGGCTCCTACCCCACCTGATACATCCAGCGGTACTACCACCGAACAATCTCCCAAGATGTCTGCTTTCATCGTGGGCTACACGGGAGAGGTCGGCAAAGAACTTGTGAGACAGCTGGCAAAGACCAACACATTCGGGAAGGTCCTGCTGATAGGACGGAGAAAAGTGGAGTACAAAGATGAAGACATCGCCAACAACCCTGCTATC AAGCAGGTGTTAGTTAACTTTGATGAATTGGAGAAGAGCAAAGACTCGTTCGAAGGGGTAGACGTCGGCTTCTGTTGTCTTGGTACGACCAAAGGTCGTGCGGGGAAG GAAGGGCAATGGAAGGTCGACCACGACTATGCGGTGAAGTCTGCCGAGCTTGCGAAGGAGGGCGGGTGTAAGCAGTTCCACTTGGTGTCATCAATGGGTGCAAATAGTAAAAGTATGGTGTTCTACAATAAACTGAAG GGCCAAACTGAAGATGACGTGAAGGCCGTAGGCATAGCGAGAACCAGTATCTACAGGCCTGG AGGCTTGATGTGTGATCGGGAAGATTTCCGCTTAGTAGAGTGGATCGGTCGGAAGACGCTGACACCCATGGATTATTTCTTCCCCGGGGTCATCACCAATGCGACCTCCATCGTGGCCAAAGCGATGATCAACAACGTGACCAAGACCACAGACTCGCCGTCGGAAACCTTCGAGCCCAAAGGAATCCACAAGCTGGGGACCGAGCAGTAA